The following coding sequences are from one Geothrix sp. window:
- a CDS encoding aspartate carbamoyltransferase catalytic subunit gives MTSERYVFPHKHLLGIEPLSPRDITALLDQAQAFEEVCERPAIKIVPALRKKLVVNLFFENSTRTRNSFEIAEKRLSAEIINFDADTSSLNKGETLVDTAMNLEAMHPDLIVMRHSAPGAHALLSRHMKASIVNAGDGAHEHPTQALLDAYTLRKHFGKLEGLRVAIVGDIRNSRVVRSNLWLLTRMGAKVTLVGPPTLVPQEMKATWPSIEICHDFDAVIPDQDAIMMLRAQFERGTGAYIPGQGEYSRFYQLNPARMKRAKKDVVVLHPGPINRGLEITSDVADGPNNLILDQVTNGVPVRMAVLYLLSHPHGEQVP, from the coding sequence GCTATGTCTTCCCCCACAAGCACCTGCTGGGCATCGAGCCCCTCAGTCCCCGGGACATCACCGCCCTGCTCGACCAGGCCCAAGCCTTCGAGGAGGTCTGTGAGCGCCCCGCCATCAAGATCGTCCCCGCCCTGCGCAAGAAGCTGGTGGTGAACCTGTTCTTCGAGAACAGCACCCGCACCCGCAACAGCTTCGAGATCGCCGAGAAGCGCCTCTCCGCCGAGATCATCAACTTCGACGCCGACACCAGCAGCCTGAACAAGGGCGAGACCCTGGTCGACACGGCCATGAACCTGGAGGCCATGCACCCGGACCTCATCGTCATGCGGCACAGCGCCCCCGGGGCCCACGCCCTGCTGTCCCGGCACATGAAGGCCAGCATCGTGAACGCCGGCGATGGCGCCCACGAGCACCCCACCCAGGCCCTGCTGGACGCCTATACCCTGCGCAAGCACTTCGGGAAGCTGGAAGGCCTGCGGGTCGCCATCGTGGGCGACATCCGCAACAGCCGAGTGGTGCGCTCCAACCTCTGGCTGCTGACCCGCATGGGCGCCAAGGTCACCCTGGTGGGGCCCCCGACGCTGGTCCCCCAGGAGATGAAGGCCACCTGGCCTTCCATCGAGATCTGCCATGACTTCGACGCGGTGATCCCGGATCAGGACGCCATCATGATGTTGCGGGCCCAGTTCGAGCGGGGCACCGGCGCCTACATCCCCGGCCAGGGCGAGTACAGCCGGTTCTACCAGCTCAATCCCGCCCGCATGAAGCGCGCGAAGAAGGACGTGGTGGTGCTGCACCCAGGCCCCATCAACCGCGGCCTGGAGATCACCAGCGACGTGGCCGACGGCCCCAACAACCTCATCCTCGATCAGGTCACCAACGGCGTGCCGGTCCGCATGGCCGTGCTCTACCTGTTGTCCCATCCGCATGGGGAACAGGTGCCGTAA